One part of the Girardinichthys multiradiatus isolate DD_20200921_A chromosome 10, DD_fGirMul_XY1, whole genome shotgun sequence genome encodes these proteins:
- the frmpd2 gene encoding FERM and PDZ domain-containing protein 2 isoform X1 — protein sequence MCSRMGTFVTLTEVLEARGSPLEEDEVWCLLLATTDALLDISKKGPGNMCSVLSPGSVLLSGNGSLAFKSCARSEDVASYTAPEAQQGHAPSTRAAAEKMVVYSLGMTLYWCADYHLPQNQPVQISTELEGLLLSMCEDMVVRRTDLLTVLETCEFHHKTSMLPSPERLIRQLVEDVYRNSADHVSMAENGSQLTDRSQMVRDRLHRGSFSNSTWTLKKKVHRPFSGTSYPADNTGIPLGGQLRESYPSWQHLNMSLNDKKLKDMGPEFIRVLEEPLVILELSGSILAKKGKSTATHRELSVVMPNGQSILVKCEVKTRGGDVFDMIVAHSNLVEHFYFGLAYIDDNEFFFIDNDTKISKVASDSWKKVPTTTFVLFFRIKFFVNNISLILHKQTRHQYYLQLRRDLLEDRLSCHEETALYLGGLALQAEYGDCMPEVKGRNYYRPDQYVSKSMMEKRALPSIQAELLRLHANNAQMLTDESELEFLKVCQQLPEYGVLFHRVIREKKPSDGEIILGVCAKGVIVYEVKDGCRSTTQNFYWRETATISSNKRKFIIEFRGSRKKYIFITERSRIAKYLCNLCSAQHKFNNEMSSRQLSHSLISEDNIVQYAAVCRAQSSQLKSLSCSETLQDNSGMTTPQEGSLTKLCNDVSDRSEARVKHHSTCSSSQHSSTGLHSLSCSQRSGSEAHSASPAARETKPKLGTSSEREVICVSLKKDPKLGLGIVIVGEDTIGRYDLGIFIASIVHGGPADKDGRIRPGGRLISLNHISLEGVTFSEAAEVMESSPEEVQLIVSQPKVLLSPISARSPVLRKYGSQTTLMTDRRSGDDSLDEIVSVMMTPKASNRLHVPQEVRVLSTQEGCSLSPSLNCVRQEEINVELRKISGNLGISISGGVNTNLQNGGIYIKNLVPGGAAERDGRLYTGDRILEVDGINFHGFTYQQAVECLGKTGEVVYFVVERESINLPKVSVIADTGSSISNQRVSQATSHLRLNSSSSLTSATSTRSDRSRDYSFVTDENILEVTLTKDVNGLGFSFLMCELDPPTKDFSSLVRIKQLFPGQPAEQSGRIQEGDVLLAINGQSLKELSYPKVLQLFKTSPPEVRLTLCRPTAGILTSMDHFTGLSHL from the exons ATGGTTGTGTACTCACTTGGAATGACTCTTTATTGGTGCGCTGATTATCACCTGCCTCAAAATCAG CCGGTCCAGATAAGTACAGAGCTGGAGGGTTTGTTGCTGAGTATGTGTGAGGACATGGTGGTGAGAAGGACCGACCTACTTACAGTTCTAGAGACCTGTGAGTTTCATCATAAGACCTCCATGCTGCCATCCCCAGAGCGCCTCATCAGGCAGCTGGTAGAGGATGTCTACAGAAACTCA GCTGATCACGTGTCCATGGCTGAAAACGGATCCCAGCTAACAGACCGCAGTCAGATGGTCAGGGACAGATTACACA GAGGTTCTTTCAGTAACTCAACATGGACCCTAAAAAAGAAGGTTCACAGACCATTTTCAGGAACATCTTATCCAGCTGACAATACAGG GATTCCCTTGGGAGGCCAACTCAGAGAAAGTTATCCCAGCTGGCAGCATCTGAACATGAGTTTGAATGACAAGAAATTGAAA GACATGGGTCCTGAGTTTATCAGAGTTTTAGAGGAACCCCTTGTTATTTTGGAGCTGTCTGGGTCCATCCTA GCAAAGAAAGGGAAATCTACAGCCACCCATAGAGAGCTCAGTGTGGTGATGCCAAATGGTCAAAGCATCCTGGTcaaatgtgaagtgaaaaccagaGGAGGAGATGTGTTTGACATGATCGTGGCTCATTCAAACCTTGTGGAACATTTCTATTTTGGCCTTGCATATATTGATG ATAATGAGTTTTTCTTCATTGATAATGACACCAAGATCTCCAAAGTGGCTTCAGACAGCTGGAAGAAAGTGCCTACAACCACTTTTGTCCTTTTCTTCAGGATCAAATTCTTTGTAAACAACATCTCTCTTATTTT GCACAAACAGACCCGTCACCAGTATTACCTCCAGCTCAGGAGGGACCTTTTAGAAGATAGACTGTCCTGCCATGAGGAGACTGCTCTGTACCTTGGAGGTTTGGCCCTGCAGGCAGAGTATGGAGACTGCATGCCTGAG GTGAAAGGTAGAAACTACTACCGACCTGATCAGTATGTTTCCAAGAGTATGATGGAGAAACGTGCCTTGCCTTCCATTCAAGCAGAGCTGCTGAGACTTCACGCCAATAACGCCCAGATGCTCACAGATGAATCAGAACTTGAATTCCTTAAG GTTTGTCAGCAGTTGCCTGAGTATGGTGTCTTGTTCCATCGTGTGATACGGGAGAAAAAGCCTTCAGATGGAGAGATCATTCTCGGGGTTTGTGCCAAAGGTGTCATCGTCTATGAGGTAAAAGATGGCTGCAGGTCCACCACTCAGAATTTCTACTGGAGGGAGACAGCTACTATCTCCTCTAAC AAACGAAAATTTATAATCGAGTTCCGGGGCAGCCGGAAGAAATACATCTTCATCACAGAGAGGTCTAGGATAGCCAAATATTTGTGTAACCTCTGTTCAGCCCAGCACAAGTTTAATAATGAGATGAGCTCCCGCCAGCTAAGCCACAGCCTGATCTCAG AGGACAACATTGTGCAGTACGCAGCTGTATGCCGTGCTCAGAGCAGCCAGCTCAAGTCCCTCTCATGTTCTGAGACACTCCAGGATAACAGCGGCATGACCACGCCCCAGGAAGGGTCCCTGACCAAACTGTGTAATGATGTCTCCGACAGAAGTGAGGCCCGTGTGAAACATCACAG CACCTGCTCCAGCAGTCAGCACAGCAGCACAGGTTTACATTCTCTATCCTGTTCTCAGAGGAGTGGATCAGAAGCCCATTCTGCATCCCCAGCAGCCAGAG AAACAAAGCCGAAACTTGGGACATCTTCAGAGAGGGAAGTCATATGTGTTTCCTTAAAGAAGGACCCAAAACTAGGCTTAG GTATAGTGATAGTTGGAGAGGACACAATAGGTCGGTATGACTTGGGCATTTTTATTGCCTCCATTGTGCATGGAGGACCTGCGGATAAGGATGGACGCATCAGACCAG GTGGGCGTCTGATATCCCTGAACCACATCAGCCTGGAGGGCGTCACGTTTAGTGAGGCAGCTGAGGTCATGGAGAGCAGCCCTGAGGAGGTGCAGCTCATTGTCTCTCAGCCAAAAG TCCTATTAAGTCCCATCAGTGCTCGTTCTCCTGTGCTGAGAAAATATGGGTCCCAGACTACGCTGATGACAGACAGACGTTCAGGGGACGATAGCCTAGATGAGATTGTCTCTGTCATGATGACACCAAAGGCCTCCAACAGGTTGCATGTCCCACAGGAAGTACGAGTCCTCAGTACACAG GAAGGTTGCTCCCTGTCTCCGTCTCTAAACTGTGTGAGGCAAGAGGAGATCAACGTGGAGCTAAGGAAGATATCAGGAAATTTGGGCATCAGCATCTCT GGTGGAGTAAACACAAACCTTCAAAATGGAGGAATCTACATCAAGAACCTTGTTCCCGGAGGGGCTGCAGAGAGAGATGGACGTTTATACACAG GTGATAGAATTTTGGAAGTTGATGGGATTAACTTTCATGGCTTCACCTACCAGCAGGCTGTGGAATGTCTGGGTAAAACTGGGGAG GTGGTCTACTTTGTTGTGGAAAGGGAGTCAATCAACCTGCCTAAAGTTTCTGTGATTGCTGACACTGGCAGCTCAATATCCAATCAGAGAGTCAGTCAAGCCACTAGCCATCTAAGACTCAACAGCTCCTCATCCCTCACCTCTGCCACAAGCACAAGGTCTGACCGCTCCAGAGACTACAGTTTCGTCACTGATG aaaacattttggagGTGACTCTGACCAAGGATGTCAATGGCCTGGGATTTAGTTTCCTAATGTGTGAGCTGGACCCACCCACCAAGGACTTCAGCAGCCTGGTCAGGATAAAGCAGCTCTTTCCTGGTCAGCCTGCAGAGCAGAGCGGCAGAATCCAGGAGGGGGATGTCCTGTTAGCTATCAACGGCCAGTCGCTAAAGGAGCTTTCCTATCCA AAAGTGTTACAGCTCTTCAAGACTTCTCCACCTGAAGTGAGGCTGACTCTCTGTCGCCCGACGGCAG GGATTCTGACTTCCATGGATCACTTCACCGGCCTGAGCCATCTGTAG
- the frmpd2 gene encoding FERM and PDZ domain-containing protein 2 isoform X3: MCSRMGTFVTLTEVLEARGSPLEEDEVWCLLLATTDALLDISKKGPGNMCSVLSPGSVLLSGNGSLAFKSCARSEDVASYTAPEAQQGHAPSTRAAAEKMVVYSLGMTLYWCADYHLPQNQPVQISTELEGLLLSMCEDMVVRRTDLLTVLETCEFHHKTSMLPSPERLIRQLVEDVYRNSADHVSMAENGSQLTDRSQMVRDRLHRGSFSNSTWTLKKKVHRPFSGTSYPADNTGIPLGGQLRESYPSWQHLNMSLNDKKLKDMGPEFIRVLEEPLVILELSGSILAKKGKSTATHRELSVVMPNGQSILVKCEVKTRGGDVFDMIVAHSNLVEHFYFGLAYIDDNEFFFIDNDTKISKVASDSWKKVPTTTFVLFFRIKFFVNNISLILHKQTRHQYYLQLRRDLLEDRLSCHEETALYLGGLALQAEYGDCMPEVKGRNYYRPDQYVSKSMMEKRALPSIQAELLRLHANNAQMLTDESELEFLKVCQQLPEYGVLFHRVIREKKPSDGEIILGVCAKGVIVYEVKDGCRSTTQNFYWRETATISSNKRKFIIEFRGSRKKYIFITERSRIAKYLCNLCSAQHKFNNEMSSRQLSHSLISEDNIVQYAAVCRAQSSQLKSLSCSETLQDNSGMTTPQEGSLTKLCNDVSDRSEARVKHHSTCSSSQHSSTGLHSLSCSQRSGSEAHSASPAARETKPKLGTSSEREVICVSLKKDPKLGLGIVIVGEDTIGRYDLGIFIASIVHGGPADKDGRIRPGGRLISLNHISLEGVTFSEAAEVMESSPEEVQLIVSQPKVLLSPISARSPVLRKYGSQTTLMTDRRSGDDSLDEIVSVMMTPKASNRLHVPQEVRVLSTQEGCSLSPSLNCVRQEEINVELRKISGNLGISISGGVNTNLQNGGIYIKNLVPGGAAERDGRLYTGDRILEVDGINFHGFTYQQAVECLGKTGEVVYFVVERESINLPKVSVIADTGSSISNQRVSQATSHLRLNSSSSLTSATSTRSDRSRDYSFVTDESVTALQDFST; the protein is encoded by the exons ATGGTTGTGTACTCACTTGGAATGACTCTTTATTGGTGCGCTGATTATCACCTGCCTCAAAATCAG CCGGTCCAGATAAGTACAGAGCTGGAGGGTTTGTTGCTGAGTATGTGTGAGGACATGGTGGTGAGAAGGACCGACCTACTTACAGTTCTAGAGACCTGTGAGTTTCATCATAAGACCTCCATGCTGCCATCCCCAGAGCGCCTCATCAGGCAGCTGGTAGAGGATGTCTACAGAAACTCA GCTGATCACGTGTCCATGGCTGAAAACGGATCCCAGCTAACAGACCGCAGTCAGATGGTCAGGGACAGATTACACA GAGGTTCTTTCAGTAACTCAACATGGACCCTAAAAAAGAAGGTTCACAGACCATTTTCAGGAACATCTTATCCAGCTGACAATACAGG GATTCCCTTGGGAGGCCAACTCAGAGAAAGTTATCCCAGCTGGCAGCATCTGAACATGAGTTTGAATGACAAGAAATTGAAA GACATGGGTCCTGAGTTTATCAGAGTTTTAGAGGAACCCCTTGTTATTTTGGAGCTGTCTGGGTCCATCCTA GCAAAGAAAGGGAAATCTACAGCCACCCATAGAGAGCTCAGTGTGGTGATGCCAAATGGTCAAAGCATCCTGGTcaaatgtgaagtgaaaaccagaGGAGGAGATGTGTTTGACATGATCGTGGCTCATTCAAACCTTGTGGAACATTTCTATTTTGGCCTTGCATATATTGATG ATAATGAGTTTTTCTTCATTGATAATGACACCAAGATCTCCAAAGTGGCTTCAGACAGCTGGAAGAAAGTGCCTACAACCACTTTTGTCCTTTTCTTCAGGATCAAATTCTTTGTAAACAACATCTCTCTTATTTT GCACAAACAGACCCGTCACCAGTATTACCTCCAGCTCAGGAGGGACCTTTTAGAAGATAGACTGTCCTGCCATGAGGAGACTGCTCTGTACCTTGGAGGTTTGGCCCTGCAGGCAGAGTATGGAGACTGCATGCCTGAG GTGAAAGGTAGAAACTACTACCGACCTGATCAGTATGTTTCCAAGAGTATGATGGAGAAACGTGCCTTGCCTTCCATTCAAGCAGAGCTGCTGAGACTTCACGCCAATAACGCCCAGATGCTCACAGATGAATCAGAACTTGAATTCCTTAAG GTTTGTCAGCAGTTGCCTGAGTATGGTGTCTTGTTCCATCGTGTGATACGGGAGAAAAAGCCTTCAGATGGAGAGATCATTCTCGGGGTTTGTGCCAAAGGTGTCATCGTCTATGAGGTAAAAGATGGCTGCAGGTCCACCACTCAGAATTTCTACTGGAGGGAGACAGCTACTATCTCCTCTAAC AAACGAAAATTTATAATCGAGTTCCGGGGCAGCCGGAAGAAATACATCTTCATCACAGAGAGGTCTAGGATAGCCAAATATTTGTGTAACCTCTGTTCAGCCCAGCACAAGTTTAATAATGAGATGAGCTCCCGCCAGCTAAGCCACAGCCTGATCTCAG AGGACAACATTGTGCAGTACGCAGCTGTATGCCGTGCTCAGAGCAGCCAGCTCAAGTCCCTCTCATGTTCTGAGACACTCCAGGATAACAGCGGCATGACCACGCCCCAGGAAGGGTCCCTGACCAAACTGTGTAATGATGTCTCCGACAGAAGTGAGGCCCGTGTGAAACATCACAG CACCTGCTCCAGCAGTCAGCACAGCAGCACAGGTTTACATTCTCTATCCTGTTCTCAGAGGAGTGGATCAGAAGCCCATTCTGCATCCCCAGCAGCCAGAG AAACAAAGCCGAAACTTGGGACATCTTCAGAGAGGGAAGTCATATGTGTTTCCTTAAAGAAGGACCCAAAACTAGGCTTAG GTATAGTGATAGTTGGAGAGGACACAATAGGTCGGTATGACTTGGGCATTTTTATTGCCTCCATTGTGCATGGAGGACCTGCGGATAAGGATGGACGCATCAGACCAG GTGGGCGTCTGATATCCCTGAACCACATCAGCCTGGAGGGCGTCACGTTTAGTGAGGCAGCTGAGGTCATGGAGAGCAGCCCTGAGGAGGTGCAGCTCATTGTCTCTCAGCCAAAAG TCCTATTAAGTCCCATCAGTGCTCGTTCTCCTGTGCTGAGAAAATATGGGTCCCAGACTACGCTGATGACAGACAGACGTTCAGGGGACGATAGCCTAGATGAGATTGTCTCTGTCATGATGACACCAAAGGCCTCCAACAGGTTGCATGTCCCACAGGAAGTACGAGTCCTCAGTACACAG GAAGGTTGCTCCCTGTCTCCGTCTCTAAACTGTGTGAGGCAAGAGGAGATCAACGTGGAGCTAAGGAAGATATCAGGAAATTTGGGCATCAGCATCTCT GGTGGAGTAAACACAAACCTTCAAAATGGAGGAATCTACATCAAGAACCTTGTTCCCGGAGGGGCTGCAGAGAGAGATGGACGTTTATACACAG GTGATAGAATTTTGGAAGTTGATGGGATTAACTTTCATGGCTTCACCTACCAGCAGGCTGTGGAATGTCTGGGTAAAACTGGGGAG GTGGTCTACTTTGTTGTGGAAAGGGAGTCAATCAACCTGCCTAAAGTTTCTGTGATTGCTGACACTGGCAGCTCAATATCCAATCAGAGAGTCAGTCAAGCCACTAGCCATCTAAGACTCAACAGCTCCTCATCCCTCACCTCTGCCACAAGCACAAGGTCTGACCGCTCCAGAGACTACAGTTTCGTCACTGATG AAAGTGTTACAGCTCTTCAAGACTTCTCCACCTGA
- the frmpd2 gene encoding FERM and PDZ domain-containing protein 2 isoform X2 has protein sequence MCSRMGTFVTLTEVLEARGSPLEEDEVWCLLLATTDALLDISKKGPGNMCSVLSPGSVLLSGNGSLAFKSCARSEDVASYTAPEAQQGHAPSTRAAAEKMVVYSLGMTLYWCADYHLPQNQPVQISTELEGLLLSMCEDMVVRRTDLLTVLETCEFHHKTSMLPSPERLIRQLVEDVYRNSADHVSMAENGSQLTDRSQMVRDRLHRGSFSNSTWTLKKKVHRPFSGTSYPADNTGIPLGGQLRESYPSWQHLNMSLNDKKLKDMGPEFIRVLEEPLVILELSGSILAKKGKSTATHRELSVVMPNGQSILVKCEVKTRGGDVFDMIVAHSNLVEHFYFGLAYIDDNEFFFIDNDTKISKVASDSWKKVPTTTFVLFFRIKFFVNNISLILHKQTRHQYYLQLRRDLLEDRLSCHEETALYLGGLALQAEYGDCMPEVKGRNYYRPDQYVSKSMMEKRALPSIQAELLRLHANNAQMLTDESELEFLKVCQQLPEYGVLFHRVIREKKPSDGEIILGVCAKGVIVYEVKDGCRSTTQNFYWRETATISSNKRKFIIEFRGSRKKYIFITERSRIAKYLCNLCSAQHKFNNEMSSRQLSHSLISEDNIVQYAAVCRAQSSQLKSLSCSETLQDNSGMTTPQEGSLTKLCNDVSDRSEARVKHHSTCSSSQHSSTGLHSLSCSQRSGSEAHSASPAARETKPKLGTSSEREVICVSLKKDPKLGLGIVIVGEDTIGRYDLGIFIASIVHGGPADKDGRIRPGGRLISLNHISLEGVTFSEAAEVMESSPEEVQLIVSQPKVLLSPISARSPVLRKYGSQTTLMTDRRSGDDSLDEIVSVMMTPKASNRLHVPQEVRVLSTQEGCSLSPSLNCVRQEEINVELRKISGNLGISISGGVNTNLQNGGIYIKNLVPGGAAERDGRLYTGDRILEVDGINFHGFTYQQAVECLGKTGEVVYFVVERESINLPKVSVIADTGSSISNQRVSQATSHLRLNSSSSLTSATSTRSDRSRDYSFVTDENILEVTLTKDVNGLGFSFLMCELDPPTKDFSSLVRIKQLFPGQPAEQSGRIQEGDVLLAINGQSLKELSYPHSVFFTVFILLVSCEFRLSY, from the exons ATGGTTGTGTACTCACTTGGAATGACTCTTTATTGGTGCGCTGATTATCACCTGCCTCAAAATCAG CCGGTCCAGATAAGTACAGAGCTGGAGGGTTTGTTGCTGAGTATGTGTGAGGACATGGTGGTGAGAAGGACCGACCTACTTACAGTTCTAGAGACCTGTGAGTTTCATCATAAGACCTCCATGCTGCCATCCCCAGAGCGCCTCATCAGGCAGCTGGTAGAGGATGTCTACAGAAACTCA GCTGATCACGTGTCCATGGCTGAAAACGGATCCCAGCTAACAGACCGCAGTCAGATGGTCAGGGACAGATTACACA GAGGTTCTTTCAGTAACTCAACATGGACCCTAAAAAAGAAGGTTCACAGACCATTTTCAGGAACATCTTATCCAGCTGACAATACAGG GATTCCCTTGGGAGGCCAACTCAGAGAAAGTTATCCCAGCTGGCAGCATCTGAACATGAGTTTGAATGACAAGAAATTGAAA GACATGGGTCCTGAGTTTATCAGAGTTTTAGAGGAACCCCTTGTTATTTTGGAGCTGTCTGGGTCCATCCTA GCAAAGAAAGGGAAATCTACAGCCACCCATAGAGAGCTCAGTGTGGTGATGCCAAATGGTCAAAGCATCCTGGTcaaatgtgaagtgaaaaccagaGGAGGAGATGTGTTTGACATGATCGTGGCTCATTCAAACCTTGTGGAACATTTCTATTTTGGCCTTGCATATATTGATG ATAATGAGTTTTTCTTCATTGATAATGACACCAAGATCTCCAAAGTGGCTTCAGACAGCTGGAAGAAAGTGCCTACAACCACTTTTGTCCTTTTCTTCAGGATCAAATTCTTTGTAAACAACATCTCTCTTATTTT GCACAAACAGACCCGTCACCAGTATTACCTCCAGCTCAGGAGGGACCTTTTAGAAGATAGACTGTCCTGCCATGAGGAGACTGCTCTGTACCTTGGAGGTTTGGCCCTGCAGGCAGAGTATGGAGACTGCATGCCTGAG GTGAAAGGTAGAAACTACTACCGACCTGATCAGTATGTTTCCAAGAGTATGATGGAGAAACGTGCCTTGCCTTCCATTCAAGCAGAGCTGCTGAGACTTCACGCCAATAACGCCCAGATGCTCACAGATGAATCAGAACTTGAATTCCTTAAG GTTTGTCAGCAGTTGCCTGAGTATGGTGTCTTGTTCCATCGTGTGATACGGGAGAAAAAGCCTTCAGATGGAGAGATCATTCTCGGGGTTTGTGCCAAAGGTGTCATCGTCTATGAGGTAAAAGATGGCTGCAGGTCCACCACTCAGAATTTCTACTGGAGGGAGACAGCTACTATCTCCTCTAAC AAACGAAAATTTATAATCGAGTTCCGGGGCAGCCGGAAGAAATACATCTTCATCACAGAGAGGTCTAGGATAGCCAAATATTTGTGTAACCTCTGTTCAGCCCAGCACAAGTTTAATAATGAGATGAGCTCCCGCCAGCTAAGCCACAGCCTGATCTCAG AGGACAACATTGTGCAGTACGCAGCTGTATGCCGTGCTCAGAGCAGCCAGCTCAAGTCCCTCTCATGTTCTGAGACACTCCAGGATAACAGCGGCATGACCACGCCCCAGGAAGGGTCCCTGACCAAACTGTGTAATGATGTCTCCGACAGAAGTGAGGCCCGTGTGAAACATCACAG CACCTGCTCCAGCAGTCAGCACAGCAGCACAGGTTTACATTCTCTATCCTGTTCTCAGAGGAGTGGATCAGAAGCCCATTCTGCATCCCCAGCAGCCAGAG AAACAAAGCCGAAACTTGGGACATCTTCAGAGAGGGAAGTCATATGTGTTTCCTTAAAGAAGGACCCAAAACTAGGCTTAG GTATAGTGATAGTTGGAGAGGACACAATAGGTCGGTATGACTTGGGCATTTTTATTGCCTCCATTGTGCATGGAGGACCTGCGGATAAGGATGGACGCATCAGACCAG GTGGGCGTCTGATATCCCTGAACCACATCAGCCTGGAGGGCGTCACGTTTAGTGAGGCAGCTGAGGTCATGGAGAGCAGCCCTGAGGAGGTGCAGCTCATTGTCTCTCAGCCAAAAG TCCTATTAAGTCCCATCAGTGCTCGTTCTCCTGTGCTGAGAAAATATGGGTCCCAGACTACGCTGATGACAGACAGACGTTCAGGGGACGATAGCCTAGATGAGATTGTCTCTGTCATGATGACACCAAAGGCCTCCAACAGGTTGCATGTCCCACAGGAAGTACGAGTCCTCAGTACACAG GAAGGTTGCTCCCTGTCTCCGTCTCTAAACTGTGTGAGGCAAGAGGAGATCAACGTGGAGCTAAGGAAGATATCAGGAAATTTGGGCATCAGCATCTCT GGTGGAGTAAACACAAACCTTCAAAATGGAGGAATCTACATCAAGAACCTTGTTCCCGGAGGGGCTGCAGAGAGAGATGGACGTTTATACACAG GTGATAGAATTTTGGAAGTTGATGGGATTAACTTTCATGGCTTCACCTACCAGCAGGCTGTGGAATGTCTGGGTAAAACTGGGGAG GTGGTCTACTTTGTTGTGGAAAGGGAGTCAATCAACCTGCCTAAAGTTTCTGTGATTGCTGACACTGGCAGCTCAATATCCAATCAGAGAGTCAGTCAAGCCACTAGCCATCTAAGACTCAACAGCTCCTCATCCCTCACCTCTGCCACAAGCACAAGGTCTGACCGCTCCAGAGACTACAGTTTCGTCACTGATG aaaacattttggagGTGACTCTGACCAAGGATGTCAATGGCCTGGGATTTAGTTTCCTAATGTGTGAGCTGGACCCACCCACCAAGGACTTCAGCAGCCTGGTCAGGATAAAGCAGCTCTTTCCTGGTCAGCCTGCAGAGCAGAGCGGCAGAATCCAGGAGGGGGATGTCCTGTTAGCTATCAACGGCCAGTCGCTAAAGGAGCTTTCCTATCCA CATTCTGTATTTTTTACAGTCTTTATTTTGCTGGTTAGTTGTGAATTCCGTTTATCCTATTAA